A stretch of the Arachis stenosperma cultivar V10309 chromosome 6, arast.V10309.gnm1.PFL2, whole genome shotgun sequence genome encodes the following:
- the LOC130933958 gene encoding uncharacterized protein LOC130933958 produces MEKRKFEEEAYGGEAHAQEVESPNPIQAAVPTTTRDKGKRRAAKLGLAKWIVDARIPFNAIQSPYFQPALDSVAAIRPGFKGPSYDEMRVHLLADLKRECQLLVEKYRSSWKSTGCTLMADGWTDQRQRTLINFLVYCPAGMSFVKTVDASDVIKTANALFNLFADVIEWVGPSNIVHVVTDNATNYVSAGKLIHEKYPNIFWSPCAAHCINLILKDIASIPHISDLASRASKVTVFVYNHMILLSWLRKRKSWTKIVRPGVTRFATVFITLKSIYDHKVDLQTLMVDQYFTSHKLSKSANGKMVRSIVLDSKFWQDCLTIVKIVSPLIKLLRLVDADEKPSLGIVYEGMQRAKKAIKTMFRNRKAAYTPYTSILKMRWDKHLKRDLHAAVYFLNPGIFYSEGFVEKANVLRSLLDLLDVETLCDDSVAAMQEIQLYRDCKESFGRESAKRAASRLEPGEWWRLHGGSAPNLQKMAVRLLHQTSSSSGCERNWSLFEQIHSKRRNRLEHQRLSDIVYVTYNLRLQSRLHRKKRNYDPIDIQSIDTVDFWVMADEDDPEFTNGDVEGIESLIYTDNAMPSYPNDGGDMEVEVDMPDVVIESSNTSFDGISEDAGFGLPVYDGDIGTLNDDYDF; encoded by the exons atggagaaaagaaaatttgagGAGGAGGCTTATGGTGGGGAAGCACATGCACAAGAGGTTGAATCGCCTAACCCTATACAAGCTGCTGTTCCTACAACAACGAGAGATAAAGGAAAGAGAAGAGCT GCTAAGTTGGGACTTGCCAAATGGATTGTTGATGCACGTATTCCTTTCAATGCAATTCAATCACCTTACTTTCAACCTGCATTGGATAGTGTTGCTGCAATTAGACCTGGTTTTAAGGGACCGTCATATGATGAAATGAGAGTTCATTTACTGGCTGATCTTAAGAGAGAATGTCAGTTGCTGGTTGAAAAGTATAGGAGCTCATGGAAAAGCACGGGTTGTACACTGATGGCAGATGGGTGGACTGATCAAAGGCAACGAACTTTAATTAACTTTCTAGTTTATTGTCCTGCTGGTATGTCATTTGTTAAGACTGTTGATGCTTCTGATGTGATAAAAACTGCCAATGcattgtttaatttgtttgctGATGTTATTGAGTGGGTTGGGCCTAGTAACATTGTGCATGTGGTCACTGATAATGCTACTAATTATGTATCTGCTGGAAAACTTATTCATGAAAAATACCCAAATATATTTTGGTCTCCCTGTGCTGCCCATTGTATCAATCTTATATTGAAAGATATTGCAAGTATTCCTCATATATCTGACCTCGCTTCCCGTGCTTCAAAAGTGACTGTGTTTGTCTACAATCATATGATCTTATTGTCTTGgcttagaaaaagaaaaagttggaCAAAAATTGTTCGACCAGGAGTCACACGTTTTGCCACTGTTTTCATTACTTTGAAAAGTATATATGATCACAAGGTAGATTTGCAGACATTGATGGTAGACCAATATTTTACTTCTCATAAGTTATCCAAAAGTGCTAATGGAAAGATGGTTAGATCAATTGTCTTGGACAGTAAGTTTTGGCAAGACTGTCTTACCATTGTGAAAATTGTTAGTCCTCTTATTAAGTTATTGAGACTTGTTGATGCTGATGAAAAACCCTCTTTGGGAATCGTGTATGAAGGCATGCAAAGAGCAAAAAAGGCTATCAAGACCATGTTCAGAAATCGGAAAGCTGCTTATACGCCATACACAAGTATCTTGAAAATGAGGTGGGATAAACATTTGAAGCGTGATCTCCATGCGGCAGTGTACTTTTTAAATCCAGGCATTTTCTACAGTGAGGGTTTTGTTGAGAAGGCAAATGTTTTGAGATCTttacttgatttgcttgatgtTGAAACACTTTGTGATGACTCAGTGGCTGCAATGCAAGAGATACAGCTGTATCGAGATTGTAAAGAAagttttgggagggaaagtgctAAGAGAGCGGCATCAAGACTCGAACCTG GTGAATGGTGGAGGCTACACGGTGGGAGTGCTCCTAATTTGCAAAAAATGGCAGTtcgtcttcttcatcaaacctCTTCTTCATCTGGATGTGAGAGGAACTGGAGTCTTTTTGAACAAATCCATTCAAAGAGGAGGAACCGATTAGAGCATCAAAGGTTAAGTGACATTGTTTATGTCACTTATAACCTACGCCTTCAATCTAGGTTGCATCGAAAGAAGAGGAATTATGACCCAATTGATATTCAAAGCATTGACACAGTAGATTTTTGGGTAATGGCAGATGAGGATGATCCTGAATTTACTAATGGAGATGTTGAAGGCATTGAAAGTTTAATATACACTGATAATGCTATGCCTTCGTATCCTAATG ATGGTGGAGACATGGAAGTTGAAGTGGATATGCCTGATGTTGTAATTGAATCCTCAAATACTTCTTTTGATGGTATTTCTGAAGATGCTGGCTTTGGATTACCTGTTTATGATGGAGACATCGGAACACTTAATGATGATTATGACTTCTGA
- the LOC130935871 gene encoding cytokinin riboside 5'-monophosphate phosphoribohydrolase LOG3-like — MERNEIRHSKFKRICVFCGSSPGKKTTYQDAAIQLANELVSRNIDLVYGGGSIGLMGLVSQAVHHGGRHVIGVIPKTLMPRELTGETVGEVKAVADMHQRKAEMAKHSDAFIALPGGYGTLEELLEVITWAQLGIHDKPVGLVNVDGYFNSLLSFIDKAVEEGFISPNARHIIVSAPTAKELVKKLEEYVPCHEGVASKLSWQMEQQLAYPHHQDYDISR; from the exons atGGAGAGAAATGAGATAAGGCATTCAAAGTTCAAAAGGATTTGTGTGTTCTGCGGAAGTAGCCCCGGCAAGAAAACTACCTACCAAGATGCTGCTATTCAGCTTGCCAACGAATTG GTGTCAAGGAACATTGATCTCGTGTATGGAGGTGGAAGCATTGGGCTAATGGGTTTGGTTTCACAAGCTGTTCATCATGGTGGTAGGCATGTCATTGG AGTTATTCCCAAGACTCTAATGCCTCGAGAG TTAACTGGAGAAACAGTGGGAGAAGTAAAAGCTGTAGCAGATATGCACCAAAGGAAAGCAGAGATGGCAAAGCATTCAGATGCCTTTATTGCCTTACCAG GGGGTTATGGAACACTAGAGGAGCTTCTTGAAGTCATAACCTGGGCACAACTTGGGATTCATGACAAGCcg GTGGGGTTAGTGAATGTTGATGGATACTTCAATTCCCTGCTTTCATTCATTGACAAAGCAGTGGAAGAAGGGTTCATTAGCCCAAATGCCCGTCACATAATTGTGTCAGCACCAACAGCAAAAGAGTTAGTCAAGAAATTGGAG GAATACGTTCCATGTCATGAAGGTGTTGCTTCTAAGTTGAGCTGGCAGATGGAACAGCAACTTGCTTACCCTCATCATCAAGATTATGACATCTCAAGGTAG